In a single window of the Necator americanus strain Aroian chromosome X, whole genome shotgun sequence genome:
- a CDS encoding hypothetical protein (NECATOR_CHRX.G24205.T1) has product MFQYSPTKGKRYTDALGRSLYAILLAQKSTNVTKCIKGLRPDISFLRTYSVECDSSGNSCSGMIAVSEEGRAIYLSFRDASSKKQHMLNKVITSSVRDQGSKNDLDNGGTRYQYYEPCAGTAHQLPCKGLHCGIP; this is encoded by the exons ATGTTTCAGTACTCACCAACTAAGGGAAAGAGATACACAGATGCCCTCGGACGTTCATTATATGCAATACTTCTGGCTCAGAAGTCGACAAACGTAACAAAATGTATAAAGGGTCTCAGACCAGATATCAG TTTCCTACGCACATACAGCGTCGAGTGTGACAGTTCTGGGAACAGCTGCAGCGGTATGATAGCTGTGTCGGAAGAAGGCAGAGCCATTTACCTCTCTTTTAGAGATGCCTCATCCAAGAAACAG CATATGTTGAACAAGGTGATCACCTCCTCAGTACGTGACCAAGGAAGTAAAAACGATTTGGACAATGGCGGTACAAGATATCAATACTACGAGCCATGCGCTGGTACAGCACATCAACTTCCGTGTAAAggtcttcattgtggcataccctga
- a CDS encoding hypothetical protein (NECATOR_CHRX.G24203.T1) → MDFFGPLSYRIRDNTIGKYWMKLSTCLNTRAIAPYAPAIYRHYRCPTWLICDNALSFESVANCYASTITRDNHDDVLDYCAKKNIEVKFIPALSPCQGGIYEKNDRLVQKVSQACYRITTSRPRRQQQQKSQKRSSTHVL, encoded by the coding sequence ATGGACTTTTTCGGACCTCTCTCGTATCGGATAAGAGATAACACCATTGGAAAATATTGGATGAAACTTTCCACATGCCTGAATACTCGAGCTATCGCCCCATACGCTCCGGCGATTTATCGCCACTATCGGTGCCCAACGTGGTTGATATGCGACAATGCTCTGTCATTCGAAAGCGTCGCCAACTGCTATGCTTCTACCATCACACGCGACAACCACGACGATGTACTCGACTACTGCGCCAAGAAAAACATAGAAGTAAAGTTTATACCAGCATTAAGCCCCTGCCAAGGAggaatatatgaaaaaaatgatcgaCTTGTTCAAAAGGTCTCTCAAGCATGCTATAGGATCACGACTTCCCGACCTCGACGACAACAACAGCAAAAGAGTCAGAAGCGATCGTCAACACACGTCCTCTAA
- a CDS encoding hypothetical protein (NECATOR_CHRX.G24207.T1), with protein MWSSTSSVTRLTTENTLGKTTLGKPNIHKATWFWNEDVQAAVREKTKYKLWWRTRQSEDRGAYLAAKRDSKKAVSKGKSDRYKDVYDMLDTREGNRAVHHLVRARHRSTLDMEHTKIVKGSDGAVLRRSGLSLESGEGPVLPITVVEVNAALAKMKSNKATGPDDIPSDVWKLLGDRGSLANFHDRAWKGKGEIADCTSYRPIRLLCHTMKVFERVLEARLRKIVSVSLNQCSFVKDCSTTNATHAARILLEKHREKNGSVCLTFLDLERALKIEKAVMRSKSSGDRKNTRAVMDAHEVAQSTRRICAVDEVALCEACQRCTMCCWNKQTIPCTSRRSSEFISHPCCLYCGHDNEEYPEAASKQVQSWKDRLQQHGLRLNVSKTEYASTGETDREGRARINAAWMKWKAATNVMCDKKVPARLKSKIYRKGVPPVALYGCEYWPTMKALERVLHAMEVRMLRRDAARETKDSLVGPVNPDMIDTRLCTADGTKWKTRRKADPATTRDKRQEEEDW; from the exons atgtggtcgtctacttctAGCGTCACACGTTTGACCACGGAGAACACTTTGGGAAAAACaactctaggtaagcccaaTATACacaaggctacgtggttttggaacgaggacgTTCAGGCGGCAGTTCGTGAGAAGACCAaatataagctctggtggaggacacgtcaatctgaagatcggggtgcttacctagcggcgaagagggattctaagaaggcagtctccaaggggaagtcggaccgctacaaggatgtgtacgacatgcttgataccagagaaggcaaCCGAGCAGTGCATCAtttagtcagagcgcgtcatcgctcaacgttggatatggagcacaccaagattgttaaaggaagtgatggagccgttctgcgtcGCTCTGGTCTGAGCTTGGAGAG CGGCGAGGgacctgttctaccaattactgtcGTCGAAGTCaatgctgccctcgcaaaaatgaagtcgaacaaggcaaccggtcctgatgacatacctagtgacgtctggaagctgctaggagatcgagg aagtttggcaaacttccatGACCGTGcctggaaaggaaaaggagagattgctgactgcacttcgtacaggcctatacgactgctgtgtcatacgatgaaggtttttgagcgtgttcTGGAAGCTCGTTTGAGGAAGattgtcagcgtttcactcaaccagtgcagctttgtgaaggactgcagcactacaAATGCTACCCATGCTGCCCGTATCCTCCTAGAAAAACATCGGGAGAAGAACGGCAGTGTGTGTCTtacttttctcgatctcgagagaGCTCTCAAGATCGAGAAAGCTGTTATGAGATCTAAAAGCTCTGGAGATCGAAAAAACACaagagctgttatggatgccCATGAGGTCGCtcagagtaccagaagaatatgtgcggtggacgaagttgctttatgcgaagcctgccagcgttgtacgatgtgctgctggaacaagcagaccattccctgtacaagtaggAGGTCATCAGAGTTCATCTCTCACCCCTGCTGTTTATACtgtggacacgataacgaagagtatccagaagcagcatcc aaacaagtacagtcttggaaggatcggctgcagcaacatggattgcgcctcaatgTATCAAAAACTGAATACGCTTCCACAGGCGAAACTGATcgagaaggtcgagcacgtattaatgcggcatggatgaaatggaaagcGGCAACAAACGTgatgtgcgacaagaaagtccctgctcgactgaagtcgaagatctacaggaagGGTGTGcctcctgttgccctttacggatgcgagtacTGGCCGAcgatgaaagccttggaaagagtgttaCACGCTATGGAggtgcggatgttgag GCGTGATGCCGCGCGGGAgaccaaagattcgctggttggACCTGTGAACCCGGATATGATAGATACGCGTTTGTGTACAGCTGAtggaaccaaatggaagacgagaagaaaggcggaccctgcaactACACGGGACAAACGCCAGGAAGAAGAAGACTGGTAA
- a CDS encoding hypothetical protein (NECATOR_CHRX.G24207.T2) — protein sequence MWSSTSSVTRLTTENTLGKTTLGKPNIHKATWFWNEDVQAAVREKTKYKLWWRTRQSEDRGAYLAAKRDSKKAVSKGKSDRYKDVYDMLDTREGNRAVHHLVRARHRSTLDMEHTKIVKGSDGAVLRRSGLSLESGEGPVLPITVVEVNAALAKMKSNKATGPDDIPSDVWKLLGDRGSLANFHDRAWKGKGEIADCTSYRPIRLLCHTMKVFERVLEARLRKIVSVSLNQCSFVKDCSTTNATHAARILLEKHREKNGSVCLTFLDLERALKIEKAVMRSKSSGDRKNTRAVMDAHEKQVQSWKDRLQQHGLRLNVSKTEYASTGETDREGRARINAAWMKWKAATNVMCDKKVPARLKSKIYRKGVPPVALYGCEYWPTMKALERVLHAMEVRMLRRDAARETKDSLVGPVNPDMIDTRLCTADGTKWKTRRKADPATTRDKRQEEEDW from the exons atgtggtcgtctacttctAGCGTCACACGTTTGACCACGGAGAACACTTTGGGAAAAACaactctaggtaagcccaaTATACacaaggctacgtggttttggaacgaggacgTTCAGGCGGCAGTTCGTGAGAAGACCAaatataagctctggtggaggacacgtcaatctgaagatcggggtgcttacctagcggcgaagagggattctaagaaggcagtctccaaggggaagtcggaccgctacaaggatgtgtacgacatgcttgataccagagaaggcaaCCGAGCAGTGCATCAtttagtcagagcgcgtcatcgctcaacgttggatatggagcacaccaagattgttaaaggaagtgatggagccgttctgcgtcGCTCTGGTCTGAGCTTGGAGAG CGGCGAGGgacctgttctaccaattactgtcGTCGAAGTCaatgctgccctcgcaaaaatgaagtcgaacaaggcaaccggtcctgatgacatacctagtgacgtctggaagctgctaggagatcgagg aagtttggcaaacttccatGACCGTGcctggaaaggaaaaggagagattgctgactgcacttcgtacaggcctatacgactgctgtgtcatacgatgaaggtttttgagcgtgttcTGGAAGCTCGTTTGAGGAAGattgtcagcgtttcactcaaccagtgcagctttgtgaaggactgcagcactacaAATGCTACCCATGCTGCCCGTATCCTCCTAGAAAAACATCGGGAGAAGAACGGCAGTGTGTGTCTtacttttctcgatctcgagagaGCTCTCAAGATCGAGAAAGCTGTTATGAGATCTAAAAGCTCTGGAGATCGAAAAAACACaagagctgttatggatgccCATGAG aaacaagtacagtcttggaaggatcggctgcagcaacatggattgcgcctcaatgTATCAAAAACTGAATACGCTTCCACAGGCGAAACTGATcgagaaggtcgagcacgtattaatgcggcatggatgaaatggaaagcGGCAACAAACGTgatgtgcgacaagaaagtccctgctcgactgaagtcgaagatctacaggaagGGTGTGcctcctgttgccctttacggatgcgagtacTGGCCGAcgatgaaagccttggaaagagtgttaCACGCTATGGAggtgcggatgttgag GCGTGATGCCGCGCGGGAgaccaaagattcgctggttggACCTGTGAACCCGGATATGATAGATACGCGTTTGTGTACAGCTGAtggaaccaaatggaagacgagaagaaaggcggaccctgcaactACACGGGACAAACGCCAGGAAGAAGAAGACTGGTAA
- a CDS encoding hypothetical protein (NECATOR_CHRX.G24206.T2), whose amino-acid sequence MLNGLGAQLGAWEKFEDPKAGVISYFHKAFYKTFIDSGMKDFAVEVIKKYPGFRVWYYWKFTLHRSLQMGSVDERLADLCDGMEVSKK is encoded by the exons ATGTTGAATGGTCTCGGTGCGCAACTTGGAGCATGGGAGAAGTTCGAAGATCCGAAAGCTGGTGTTATCTCCTATTTTCACAAAGCATTCTATAA GACATTCATTGACAGCGGGATGAAAGACTTTGCTGTTGAAGTGATAAAGAAATATCCTGGATTCCGTGTATGG TATTACTGGAAGTTCACTCTCCATCGCTCCCTGCAGATGGGGAGTGTTGATGAGAGATTGGCTGACCTTTGCGATGGTATGGAGGTGTCGAAGAAATGA
- a CDS encoding hypothetical protein (NECATOR_CHRX.G24204.T1) has translation MSSWWGGSRNYAQERDAEGRIGANRKQTQEPLLPASQGNSQATENNAVNVPSTRADNRSVIDSHSTTVPSPNALRDRGVMSYNMFNFVDASILSKLELPSFSGNLLEYPEFWARFSILAHDKAQLDNSTKFSLLKSCLHGEAHQSIKGLAVTAANYSIAVDILRTHYDDTTTTRHIMYTQLANLPACHDVRNLQSFYAQMYALVRQYATYYDDGTEFAFGAILLKKLPRCVRSHASSYLSNSTGAIATNPANYDKLTELVARFWDLESAGIMENPGQSDDEEYLKLFRDNYSMTYARLKNSIPSMSRNASYMEKYNAVFKEQLEEGFTEEVPDAEITDPSHYLSHHEELKKESDDIRVSRHLAPNSISEDIDQQRRRENIFNGWSSYGIPKLHSILMAQGLHKTSSSQQYRNLQVQTCSVRTYLLVNGRYYSTQ, from the exons atgTCTAGCTGGTGGGGCGGCAGTCGTAATTATGCGCAGGAGCGCGATGCTGAAGGGAGGataggagcg AACCGCAAACAGACTCAGGAACCGCTCCTCCCCGCTTCTCAAGGAAACAGTCAAGCGACCGAAAACAATGCTGTCAACGTCCCGTCAACACGCGCAGACAACCGTTCCGTCATCGACTCGCACTCGACAACCGTTCCCTCGCCAAACGCACTAAGGGATCGAGGAGTCATGAGCTACAATATGTTCAACTTCGTCGACGCGTCAATCCTGAGTAAATTGGAGCTCCCTTCATTCTCAGGCAACTTACTGGAGTATCCAGAATTTTGGGCACGGTTCAGCATCTTGGCGCATGACAAAGCGCAACTAGACAACTCGACGAAATTTTCGCTCTTGAAATCATGCTTACATGGGGAGGCTCATCAATCAATTAAGGGTTTAGCCGTCACAGCAGCCAACTATTCAATCGCCGTAGATATCTTACGAACTCATTACGACGATACTACTACCACTCGTCACATCATGTACACCCAATTGGCCAACCTTCCAGCATGCCATGATGTGAGAAATTTACAGTCATTTTATGCGCAAATGTATGCACTCGTTCGTCAATACGCTACGTATTACGATGATGGCACAGAATTCGCATTTGGAGCTATCCTATTAAAGAAACTACCGAGATGTGTCAGAAGCC ACGCTTCCTCGTACTTGAGCAACTCCACTGGAGCGATAGCTACGAATCCAGCAAACTATGATAAACTTACAGAACTTGTTGCACGATTCTGGGACTTGGAATCAGCAGGAATAATGGAGAACCCCGGACAAAGTGATGATGAAGAATATCTGAAACTCTTTCGCG ACAACTACTCAATGACATATGCGCGACTAAAAAACAGCATCCCATCGATGTCCCGAAATGCATCATACATGGAAAAGTACAACGCAGTCTTCAAGGAACAACTTGAAGAAGGATTCACCGAAGAAGTACCCGATGCTGAAATAACTGATCCATCACATTACCTGTCACACCATGAAGAGCTTAAAAAAGAGAGCGATGACATAAGAGTAAG TAGGCATCTTGCTCCGAACTCGATTTCCGAAGATATTGATCAACAGCGACGtcgagaaaacatttttaatgGTTGGTCTTCATACGGAATCCCGAAATTACACTCGATTCTTATGGCTCAAGGACTACACAAAACCAGTTCATCCCAACAATATCGTAACCTACAGGTTCAAACGTGTTCTGTTCGGACTTATCTGTTAGTTAATGGACGTTACTACTCAACACAGTAG
- a CDS encoding hypothetical protein (NECATOR_CHRX.G24201.T1) → MATSLKIRKGVVTRQFNVLADALKNYASLGETEISAVEGDFAAKMCEIDSALVYIRTVQTSLQKAIYAFAETVDSIEMPPGGEKEKRVSQHIEKVNTLLSETETFLARLEVQKHVLTTKMRTQTGVQVYPDPGVQNQEAPVGRVELPRLPIPEFNGKSWQWDNFWELFNATAHSLPLSNLQKFN, encoded by the coding sequence ATGGCAACTTCTCTCAAAATCCGGAAAGGGGTCGTGACTCGCCAATTTAATGTGCTAGCCGACGCCCTGAAAAATTATGCCAGTCTGGGTGAAACCGAAATATCCGCCGTGGAAGGAGATTTCGCGGCAAAAATGTGCGAAATAGACTCAGCGTTAGTATATATTCGCACTGTACAAACTTCTCTCCAAAAGGCCATTTACGCGTTTGCCGAAACTGTTGACAGCATAGAAATGCCACCAGgaggtgaaaaagaaaagcgcgTTTCGCAACACATCGAAAAAGTCAACACACTTCTTTCCGAAACGGAAACATTTCTCGCGCGTCTTGAGGTGCAAAAACACGTCTTGACGACGAAAATGAGAACTCAAACAGGAGTACAAGTATATCCGGACCCTGGAGTGCAAAATCAGGAAGCACCGGTGGGCCGCGTAGAATTACCCAGGCTTCCTATTCCAGAATTTAACGGCAAGAGCTGGCAGTGGGACAATTTCTGGGAATTGTTTAACGCCACAGCGCACTCACTCCCGCTCTCAAATTTACAGAAGTTCAATTAG
- a CDS encoding hypothetical protein (NECATOR_CHRX.G24202.T1), giving the protein MGKVVGSVNEFQRSVDIQLPSRTKIIRPNNLVYKLEIPSNDESVQENGENQHSHSKDNERRNTHPMITRSKSRLNKTSATLAVITLLQLISTTTGNNRCPMEIATHKKVIFATNCSTRAAAIATYVSELGEKIWWFPVNCPMEAIRSDFPFHGNSTICGKPCDCPAWALQYSFTNSDRILESEKGRLPLHFMQYQPPKVRSFSQSPSCNPKKSIGVFNQILLFDCTIIIVENLTITIKEYIDESDFICVDKEGRRRAPTKK; this is encoded by the coding sequence ATGGGAAAGGTAGTCGGATCAGTAAACGAATTTCAGAGATCTGTCGACATTCAACTACCATCAAGGACCAAAATCATCAGACCGAACAACCTCGTCTACAAACTGGAAATACCATCAAATGACGAATCAGTCCAAGAAAACGGGGAAAACCAACACTCACACTCTAAGGACAATGAAAGACGCAATACTCACCCAATGATAACAAGATCTAAATCGCGCCTGAACAAAACGTCTGCCACACTAGCTGTCATTACTCTACTTCAACTCATCTCGACAACAACTGGTAACAATCGATGTCCAATGGAGATCGCTACTCATAAGAAAGTCATTTTTGCCACGAATTGCTCCACAAGAGCAGCTGCCATCGCCACTTACGTTTCCGAGCTAGGAGAAAAGATATGGTGGTTTCCAGTGAATTGTCCCATGGAAGCCATAAGATCAGATTTCCCTTTCCATGGAAATTCCACAATCTGCGGAAAACCTTGCGATTGTCCTGCATGGGCTTTGCAATATTCTTTCACAAATAGCGACAGGATTCTGGAATCCGAAAAAGGACGGCTTCCCTTACATTTCATGCAATACCAACCACCGAAAGTCCGCTCGTTCTCACAGTCGCCTTCCTGCAATCCAAAGAAGTCCATTGGAGTTTTCAATCAAATATTATTGTTCGACTGTACTATCATAATAGTGGAAAATCTGACCATCACCATAAAAGAATATATTGACGAAAGCGACTTTATATGTGTGGATAAAGAAGGAAGGAGACGAGCACCAACCAAAAAGTGA
- a CDS encoding hypothetical protein (NECATOR_CHRX.G24204.T2): MSSWWGGSRNYAQERDAEGRIGANRKQTQEPLLPASQGNSQATENNAVNVPSTRADNRSVIDSHSTTVPSPNALRDRGVMSYNMFNFVDASILSKLELPSFSGNLLEYPEFWARFSILAHDKAQLDNSTKFSLLKSCLHGEAHQSIKGLAVTAANYSIAVDILRTHYDDTTTTRHIMYTQLANLPACHDVRNLQSFYAQMYALVRQYATYYDDGTEFAFGAILLKKLPRCVRSHASSYLSNSTGAIATNPANYDKLTELVARFWDLESAGIMENPGQSDDEEYLKLFRDNYSMTYARLKNSIPSMSRNASYMEKYNAVFKEQLEEGFTEEVPDAEITDPSHYLSHHEELKKESDDIRVRWFCDGSARLEGT, encoded by the exons atgTCTAGCTGGTGGGGCGGCAGTCGTAATTATGCGCAGGAGCGCGATGCTGAAGGGAGGataggagcg AACCGCAAACAGACTCAGGAACCGCTCCTCCCCGCTTCTCAAGGAAACAGTCAAGCGACCGAAAACAATGCTGTCAACGTCCCGTCAACACGCGCAGACAACCGTTCCGTCATCGACTCGCACTCGACAACCGTTCCCTCGCCAAACGCACTAAGGGATCGAGGAGTCATGAGCTACAATATGTTCAACTTCGTCGACGCGTCAATCCTGAGTAAATTGGAGCTCCCTTCATTCTCAGGCAACTTACTGGAGTATCCAGAATTTTGGGCACGGTTCAGCATCTTGGCGCATGACAAAGCGCAACTAGACAACTCGACGAAATTTTCGCTCTTGAAATCATGCTTACATGGGGAGGCTCATCAATCAATTAAGGGTTTAGCCGTCACAGCAGCCAACTATTCAATCGCCGTAGATATCTTACGAACTCATTACGACGATACTACTACCACTCGTCACATCATGTACACCCAATTGGCCAACCTTCCAGCATGCCATGATGTGAGAAATTTACAGTCATTTTATGCGCAAATGTATGCACTCGTTCGTCAATACGCTACGTATTACGATGATGGCACAGAATTCGCATTTGGAGCTATCCTATTAAAGAAACTACCGAGATGTGTCAGAAGCC ACGCTTCCTCGTACTTGAGCAACTCCACTGGAGCGATAGCTACGAATCCAGCAAACTATGATAAACTTACAGAACTTGTTGCACGATTCTGGGACTTGGAATCAGCAGGAATAATGGAGAACCCCGGACAAAGTGATGATGAAGAATATCTGAAACTCTTTCGCG ACAACTACTCAATGACATATGCGCGACTAAAAAACAGCATCCCATCGATGTCCCGAAATGCATCATACATGGAAAAGTACAACGCAGTCTTCAAGGAACAACTTGAAGAAGGATTCACCGAAGAAGTACCCGATGCTGAAATAACTGATCCATCACATTACCTGTCACACCATGAAGAGCTTAAAAAAGAGAGCGATGACATAAGAGTAAGGTGGTTCTGTGATGGATCTGCTAGACTCGAGGGAACATGA
- a CDS encoding hypothetical protein (NECATOR_CHRX.G24206.T1) has product MPIFSIFSKDSHRIKPFAAIPYPAKIDVSLELPIDDSYAPDPENSELLERSKSFSAWETLPVEYLLTVLQFDSPNHLHVTLITEMLNGLGAQLGAWEKFEDPKAGVISYFHKAFYKTFIDSGMKDFAVEVIKKYPGFRVWCKNGARLLTCNANLTMIISGVVMLNRTFLITSVLATNGQSEDKPLF; this is encoded by the exons ATGCCAAtcttctcgatcttcagcaAGGACTCGCACAGAATCAAACCATTCGctgctattccatatcctgcgaagaTTGACGTCTCGcttgaactgcctatcgaTGACAG CTATGCACCCGATCCTGAGAACTCGGAACTGTTAGAGAGGTCGAagtccttctcagcttgggagaccctgccagTGGAATACCTTCTAACTGTATTGCAGTTCGACTCCCCGAATCATCTTCACGTCACT CTGATTACGGAGATGTTGAATGGTCTCGGTGCGCAACTTGGAGCATGGGAGAAGTTCGAAGATCCGAAAGCTGGTGTTATCTCCTATTTTCACAAAGCATTCTATAA GACATTCATTGACAGCGGGATGAAAGACTTTGCTGTTGAAGTGATAAAGAAATATCCTGGATTCCGTGTATGG TGTAAGAACGGAGCTCGTCTGCTCACATGCAATGCAAATCTCACAATGATAATCTCAGGTGTAGTTATGCTGAATCGCACTTTCTTAATAACTTCTGTGCTTGCAACGAACGGTCAAAGTGAAGACAAACCGCTTTTCTAA
- a CDS encoding hypothetical protein (NECATOR_CHRX.G24208.T1), with the protein MEDGARNDAELGILEYAVASDLIIANTQYRKRKSHLITYTSGGRKTNRFLDVTPTRSPTSAGFKSHPYRSFRRPTPFACHGLENLPFKAETSKD; encoded by the coding sequence ATGGAggatggagctcgtaacgacgcCGAGTTgggaatcctggagtatgctgttgcaagtgacttgatcattgctaacacgcagtatcggaaaagaaaatcgcatttgatcacgtacaccagcggcggtcgtaaaacaaatagatttctggatgttacgccgacgagatcgccgacttctgcaggattcaaaagtcatccctacagatcATTTCGCCGCCCAACACCATTTGCTTGtcatggacttgaaaatctcccgttcAAGGCAGAGACATctaaggactga